Proteins encoded together in one bacterium window:
- a CDS encoding PIN domain-containing protein, translating to MKGKYFIDTNIVVYSFDNENPFKQKAAKKLISEAINQNKGIVSYQVIQEFCNVALNKFKVPLKINDCKEYLNKFLNPICEVFSTMELYNEALDIKYETGYSFYDSLIIASALKAKCSILYSEDLKEGQVIKGLKIENPFISLP from the coding sequence ATGAAAGGTAAGTATTTCATTGATACGAATATAGTCGTATACTCGTTTGATAATGAAAATCCTTTTAAACAGAAGGCCGCAAAAAAACTTATCTCAGAAGCAATAAATCAAAATAAAGGTATTGTAAGTTATCAGGTAATTCAAGAATTTTGTAATGTAGCGTTAAATAAATTCAAGGTTCCACTTAAAATAAACGATTGTAAAGAATATTTAAATAAGTTTTTAAATCCAATCTGTGAAGTGTTTTCAACAATGGAATTATATAATGAAGCGTTAGACATAAAATATGAAACAGGGTATAGTTTCTATGATTCCTTAATTATCGCGTCCGCCCTGAAAGCTAAATGTAGTATACTATACAGCGAAGATTTAAAAGAAGGGCAGGTAATTAAAGGATTAAAGATTGAAAATCCATTCATCTCGCTTCCTTGA
- a CDS encoding nucleotidyltransferase domain-containing protein produces the protein MFNKIKNELEKLNIGLVYLFGSRVQGLAKKDSDMDIGIVFVEPVENARLLLIFEKLYSLFSQQRTGNRKLKLTLFFYNPHLCRFNLTPLNTARWHMRFLQNSERLMKKK, from the coding sequence ATGTTTAATAAAATCAAAAACGAACTTGAAAAATTGAATATCGGGCTTGTGTATTTATTTGGTTCAAGGGTCCAGGGCCTGGCGAAAAAAGATAGTGATATGGATATCGGTATTGTTTTTGTCGAACCTGTTGAAAATGCCAGACTGCTGCTGATTTTCGAAAAACTATATTCGTTATTTTCACAACAGCGAACAGGAAACAGAAAGCTGAAATTGACATTGTTTTTTTACAATCCGCACCTCTGTCGCTTCAATTTAACGCCATTAAATACGGCAAGGTGGCATATGAGATTTCTCCAGAATTCAGAGCGTCTTATGAAGAAAAAATAA